From one Vicinamibacterales bacterium genomic stretch:
- a CDS encoding segregation/condensation protein A: protein MEPPVEEFESSLDSYSVKLDQFEGPLDLLIHLIKRNEVNIYDIPIALITNQYLGYLELMQDLDLDVAGEFLVMAATLIHIKSRMLLPRPDPSQEDPEEDPREALVRRLLEHQRYRQAAELLHERETLRDAQWQRPDGRVAPIAGEEYEPELEVDLFSLMAAFRAVIERAKHRPKVVLPVEQIPIETRIEQLLARLSETEACGFEDLFDDVQSKGDMIVTFLALLEMIRMKVVRVFQAGSFGPIRIYKAKKSG, encoded by the coding sequence ATGGAACCTCCGGTCGAGGAATTCGAGTCGTCGCTCGACAGTTATTCGGTGAAGCTCGATCAGTTCGAGGGGCCTCTCGATCTCCTCATCCACCTCATCAAGCGGAATGAGGTGAACATCTATGACATCCCGATCGCGCTCATCACCAACCAGTACCTCGGGTACCTGGAGCTGATGCAGGATCTGGACCTGGATGTGGCGGGCGAATTCCTCGTGATGGCGGCCACGCTCATCCACATCAAGTCGCGGATGCTGCTGCCGCGGCCGGATCCGTCGCAGGAAGATCCCGAGGAGGACCCCCGAGAGGCGCTGGTCCGGCGCCTGCTCGAGCACCAGCGCTATCGGCAGGCGGCAGAACTGCTGCACGAACGCGAGACGCTGCGCGACGCGCAGTGGCAGCGACCCGACGGCCGCGTCGCGCCGATAGCCGGCGAGGAATACGAACCGGAACTCGAGGTCGACCTGTTCAGCCTGATGGCCGCGTTCCGCGCGGTGATCGAGCGGGCCAAGCACCGACCGAAGGTCGTTCTGCCGGTCGAGCAGATCCCGATCGAGACCCGGATCGAACAGTTGCTCGCGCGGCTGTCGGAAACCGAGGCGTGCGGATTCGAGGATCTGTTCGACGACGTGCAGTCGAAGGGCGACATGATCGTGACCTTCCTCGCGCTGCTCGAGATGATTCGAATGAAGGTCGTGCGCGTGTTCCAGGCTGGCAGCTTCGGCCCGATCCGAATCTACAAGGCGAAGAAGAGCGGTTAG
- the scpB gene encoding SMC-Scp complex subunit ScpB, whose product MSVDSEKKQDEIAEPTPAAGSEATAATAEPTESAAADPGESDQPYVGKASDELKAVIEALVYASPDPLTPKTLFKVLESEPKEDVQASLDALRVDYEQGRGGLHLVEVAGGFQIVTRPELSEWVRRLFHERKSSKLSVAALETLAVIAYKQPITAPEITEIRGVNTSGVVATLLERRLTKIAGRKQVVGRPFLYATTREFLIRFGLKDLNDLPKMEDMADVLGFEPPTGLAEAGPSETLLPLDGAVDPDKTLFPEPEEQS is encoded by the coding sequence ATGAGCGTGGATAGCGAGAAGAAGCAGGACGAGATCGCCGAACCAACCCCCGCGGCCGGGTCAGAGGCGACCGCCGCGACCGCCGAGCCGACCGAATCGGCAGCGGCCGACCCCGGCGAGTCCGACCAACCCTATGTCGGCAAGGCGTCTGACGAGTTGAAGGCCGTCATCGAGGCACTGGTCTACGCGTCGCCCGATCCGCTCACGCCCAAGACATTGTTCAAGGTGCTCGAATCCGAGCCGAAGGAAGACGTGCAGGCGTCGCTCGACGCACTGCGCGTGGACTACGAGCAGGGCCGCGGCGGGCTGCACCTGGTCGAGGTCGCGGGCGGGTTCCAGATTGTCACCCGCCCCGAACTGTCCGAGTGGGTGCGCCGCCTGTTCCACGAGCGCAAGAGCTCGAAGCTCTCGGTGGCGGCGCTCGAGACGCTGGCCGTGATCGCCTACAAGCAGCCGATTACCGCACCTGAGATCACCGAGATCCGCGGTGTCAACACCTCGGGCGTCGTGGCCACGCTGCTCGAGCGCCGCCTGACGAAGATCGCCGGGCGCAAGCAGGTCGTCGGCCGCCCGTTCCTCTACGCGACGACGCGCGAGTTCCTGATCCGCTTTGGCTTGAAGGACCTGAACGACCTGCCGAAGATGGAGGACATGGCCGACGTCCTCGGCTTCGAGCCGCCGACGGGCCTGGCCGAGGCGGGACCATCCGAAACGCTCCTGCCGCTCGACGGGGCAGTGGACCCGGACAAGACGCTGTTCCCGGAACCGGAAGAGCAGAGCTGA